From the Desulfosarcina sp. BuS5 genome, one window contains:
- the ltrA gene encoding group II intron reverse transcriptase/maturase — MGDTQMSQTISTKSREIARTVACNSRPIEWGQPPVLTGGSSLIKIELLAQSNPELVFTSVVHRIDFDLLKQSFRKIRKSKSAGVDKVTAKEYAENLDQNLYNLYERLRRGQYVASPVKRIWIDKEGGKKRPIGIPVLEDKIVQKAAAAILNVIFDRNFYNFSHAFRKGRSQHMAIKDLREQCLKQNISWIVSADITGLFDNINHELLKDMIRRRVSDGGMIRLIGKWLNAGVMEEGNLTYSETGTPQGGVISPVLSNIFLHYVLDDWYVKEVIPRMKGRCSIIRWADDFILGFEYEKDALRVMDVLPRRFEQFELSLHPEKTKLIRFSKRISGKGNGTFDFLGFTFYWSKSLKGYMVIKKKTARKRSSRFMKRIWIWCKDNRHKPMAEQYEILCSKLRGFYQYFGVISNYKVLEVVFEYTEKAWRRWLSRRSHKGEVMFEDLRTTYPLPLPRIVHNI, encoded by the coding sequence ATGGGAGATACACAGATGTCACAAACCATATCAACAAAAAGCCGAGAAATTGCAAGAACGGTCGCTTGCAATTCCAGACCGATAGAATGGGGACAACCACCGGTGTTAACAGGTGGGTCATCCCTTATCAAAATCGAGCTGCTTGCTCAAAGTAATCCTGAACTGGTATTTACATCAGTAGTCCATCGGATAGACTTTGATTTACTGAAACAATCCTTTCGTAAAATTCGGAAAAGCAAATCTGCAGGAGTGGACAAGGTTACGGCAAAGGAGTATGCCGAAAATCTTGATCAAAACCTCTATAATCTGTATGAACGACTGCGGAGAGGACAGTACGTTGCGTCTCCTGTAAAGCGTATCTGGATAGACAAGGAAGGAGGGAAAAAGCGTCCAATTGGCATACCTGTACTTGAGGATAAAATTGTCCAGAAAGCAGCAGCAGCCATATTGAATGTCATATTTGACAGGAATTTTTACAATTTTTCCCATGCATTCAGAAAAGGTCGGAGCCAACACATGGCAATCAAAGATTTACGTGAGCAATGCTTGAAGCAGAATATCAGCTGGATAGTAAGCGCAGATATTACAGGACTATTTGACAATATTAATCACGAGTTACTTAAAGACATGATACGTCGGAGAGTAAGTGACGGCGGAATGATTCGCCTGATAGGGAAGTGGTTGAATGCAGGCGTAATGGAGGAAGGCAACCTGACGTACTCTGAAACGGGCACTCCACAGGGAGGAGTAATTTCCCCTGTGCTCAGTAATATCTTTCTTCATTATGTTTTAGATGACTGGTACGTGAAAGAAGTGATCCCCCGGATGAAAGGGAGATGCTCCATCATACGCTGGGCGGATGATTTCATCCTCGGGTTCGAGTATGAAAAAGACGCATTGCGTGTCATGGATGTATTACCCAGGCGGTTCGAACAGTTCGAGCTGTCACTTCACCCGGAAAAGACAAAACTGATTCGATTTTCCAAACGCATTAGCGGAAAGGGAAACGGGACGTTTGATTTTTTAGGGTTTACATTTTACTGGTCAAAATCATTAAAAGGGTACATGGTAATAAAGAAAAAGACGGCAAGAAAGCGTTCAAGCCGTTTTATGAAGAGAATATGGATATGGTGCAAGGATAACCGTCATAAGCCAATGGCCGAGCAGTATGAGATTCTTTGCAGTAAACTGCGAGGTTTTTACCAGTACTTTGGAGTAATAAGTAACTACAAAGTGCTGGAAGTTGTGTTTGAATATACTGAGAAAGCATGGCGTCGATGGTTAAGCCGAAGAAGTCACAAGGGCGAAGTAATGTTCGAGGACTTGCGCACAACATACCCACTGCCATTACCCAGAATAGTCCATAATATTTGA
- a CDS encoding ATP-binding protein, producing MLLAKIIDTGIGIPEDKIDTIFETFQQADGSTTRKYGGTGLGLSICKQIAGLMSGDIRVESEEHKGSTFYFTAWLKKVEGRESKRTTPMPLAGKSLLIIDDNLKNLEILTHYLESAGMQVVALTNGRNVLATLEKSLENGKPFDLCISDINMTEMNGYEVARIIRNFIISAINNLLLKSCP from the coding sequence ATGTTGCTTGCAAAGATCATCGATACCGGTATAGGAATACCGGAAGATAAGATCGATACGATTTTTGAGACCTTTCAACAGGCGGATGGTTCTACTACCAGGAAATACGGCGGTACAGGCTTGGGGTTGTCGATCTGTAAACAGATCGCCGGCCTGATGTCTGGAGATATCCGGGTGGAAAGCGAGGAGCATAAAGGGAGTACCTTTTACTTTACGGCCTGGCTTAAAAAAGTTGAAGGCAGAGAATCGAAAAGAACTACTCCAATGCCGCTTGCCGGTAAAAGTCTGCTCATCATTGATGATAACCTCAAAAATCTTGAAATATTAACTCACTATTTAGAATCGGCCGGCATGCAGGTGGTAGCTCTGACAAATGGCCGAAACGTACTTGCCACCCTGGAAAAGAGCCTGGAAAACGGAAAACCGTTTGATCTTTGCATATCTGATATTAATATGACGGAAATGAACGGGTATGAAGTAGCCAGGATAATTCGCAATTTTATAATATCCGCAATCAACAATCTGCTATTAAAAAGCTGCCCATGA
- a CDS encoding response regulator: MIALSSLMERNAEKCEKAGFDGFLSKPVRRKKLYQMLAGSLGSKEEKDKEDKIITEYFAREEIKHSASILLAEDNPVNQRLAKMMLTKAGCQVEVAHDGRQAVDKFTASPDKYDLIFMDMQMPEMDGLDATVEIRNWEANIAGGNNKSNSKGAGNQISARPEHIPIVAMTANAMQNDREMCIEAGMNDYTTKPIKRNLVLGMVEKWVFSKETP; the protein is encoded by the coding sequence ATGATTGCCCTTTCCTCTCTTATGGAACGAAATGCTGAAAAATGTGAAAAAGCCGGTTTTGACGGTTTTTTAAGCAAACCCGTCCGCCGGAAAAAACTGTACCAGATGCTGGCAGGATCTTTGGGATCAAAGGAAGAAAAGGATAAAGAAGATAAGATAATAACCGAGTATTTCGCCCGGGAAGAGATAAAGCATTCTGCGTCTATCCTGCTGGCGGAAGATAACCCGGTGAATCAGAGACTGGCCAAAATGATGCTGACCAAGGCAGGCTGCCAGGTGGAGGTGGCGCACGACGGCCGCCAGGCTGTGGATAAATTTACTGCTTCTCCGGATAAATATGATCTTATTTTCATGGATATGCAGATGCCTGAAATGGATGGGCTTGACGCAACAGTGGAGATTCGCAATTGGGAAGCAAATATTGCCGGGGGAAATAATAAATCGAATTCGAAAGGTGCCGGTAATCAAATATCAGCCCGGCCGGAACATATCCCGATTGTGGCCATGACCGCCAATGCCATGCAGAATGACAGGGAAATGTGTATTGAAGCGGGCATGAACGATTATACGACTAAGCCGATCAAACGAAATTTAGTCCTGGGAATGGTTGAAAAGTGGGTTTTTAGCAAGGAAACCCCATAA
- a CDS encoding PAS domain S-box protein gives MAKEISSKKKASSIFPMTIHNKLILALLTLSLPLLIITNIIFYISVKKLLSHNILNHLESVASIQQHRIKDIVEQNSERLRLVASRTQMRLSLDQFLTSAGKQHQLKMNKILRDAQASITDFKYICVHSPDGVLVASSGPSRIEGENCNEDFFASAREGNRVDLFYLDADQNISLKIAGPLYLENKFLGVIFIDAKVDNMITAISDYTGLGETGETILAAKNKNGDTVFVMPTRFDRQAALRLTITKDNIHIPINQAFSGKGMLLTDKTDYRQVPVLAATRYIEDMNWGIVVKIDKEEAFAPLAKMNAMFFCILTGGVSLILFLSFCFAKSVTRPIVRLTRVANNIADDNFREQAEESDKDEIGLLAAAFNKMTRKLIKTRNALEQNIDDLRAANQQFQAGEERYREIYNAPSDAIFIHDADTGKILDVNQGMLEMYGYSYEEALLIDAGSVSAGAPPYTTEEAVKKVKSTVLQNHQTFDWLARKKNNTLFWVEVALRYTEFSGQRYVIAVVRDINDRRQAEKALAEEKEQLAVTLRSIGDGVITTDISGNIVLLNKVAENLTGWSNKEAAGRPLDEVFHIINEHTRKVCENPVTKVISSGQVIGLANHTIMIARDGEERSIADSGAPILDAKSNTIGVVLVFRDVTEKQRLEQEALKARKLESLGVLAGGIAHDFNNILSAILGNINLALNYTDPHESTYALLSEAGKASLRAKDLTQQLLTFAKGGEPVLKTTSIAEIITDSSSFVLRGSNVRCDTWFAPDLLPVDIDPGQISQVIQNIIINAAHAMPQGGVIDIRCENVLNHHQNFPFLHGDSYIVVTIKDHGAGIPNKIIDKIFDPYFSTKQTGNGLGLAICHSIITQHGGYITVESKPEKGTLFSIYLSASKNQISAPPIKKTGHIAQRQGKIMIMDDDEMIREIAKAMLTRLGYEIELATDGAEAVDMYRKDLDAGIQADLIIMDLTVPGGMGGEEAVKKILSINPGAKIFVSSGYSNDPIMANYSDYGFCGAIVKPYQMQELNKILQEVLGNGDEITDLSATTSE, from the coding sequence ATGGCAAAAGAAATTTCTTCCAAAAAAAAGGCCTCATCAATTTTTCCAATGACAATCCATAACAAATTAATACTCGCCTTACTTACGCTGTCTCTTCCATTACTGATCATTACCAATATTATTTTCTACATCAGTGTAAAGAAGCTGCTGTCACATAATATTTTAAATCATCTTGAGTCCGTAGCTTCCATCCAACAACACAGGATAAAGGATATTGTCGAGCAGAACTCTGAAAGGCTAAGGCTTGTAGCCAGCCGAACCCAGATGCGCCTCTCTCTTGATCAATTCCTGACAAGTGCTGGCAAACAACATCAGCTCAAAATGAACAAAATACTTCGTGATGCCCAGGCATCCATCACTGATTTCAAATATATCTGCGTTCACTCTCCGGATGGGGTATTGGTTGCCTCAAGCGGTCCATCCAGGATAGAGGGAGAAAATTGCAATGAAGATTTTTTTGCCAGTGCCAGGGAGGGTAATAGGGTCGATCTGTTTTATCTTGATGCGGACCAAAATATTTCCCTAAAGATAGCCGGACCACTCTACCTGGAAAACAAATTTTTGGGAGTGATTTTCATCGATGCCAAAGTTGACAATATGATCACAGCTATCAGTGATTACACTGGGTTAGGAGAGACTGGCGAGACCATTTTGGCTGCAAAAAACAAAAATGGTGACACTGTTTTTGTCATGCCAACCCGGTTTGACCGGCAGGCAGCGCTCCGCTTGACGATTACCAAGGACAATATTCATATACCAATAAATCAGGCTTTTTCAGGTAAAGGTATGCTGCTGACAGATAAAACCGATTATCGTCAGGTTCCTGTTCTTGCCGCCACCAGATACATCGAAGACATGAACTGGGGAATAGTAGTCAAAATAGACAAAGAAGAGGCTTTTGCACCACTTGCCAAGATGAACGCTATGTTCTTTTGTATACTTACGGGTGGAGTATCGTTAATACTATTTTTATCATTCTGTTTTGCCAAAAGCGTTACCAGGCCCATCGTCAGACTTACCAGGGTAGCGAACAATATTGCCGATGACAACTTTAGAGAGCAGGCCGAAGAATCAGATAAAGACGAGATCGGTCTTCTTGCTGCTGCCTTTAACAAAATGACGAGAAAATTGATTAAAACAAGAAATGCGCTGGAACAAAACATTGATGACCTGCGGGCAGCCAACCAACAGTTTCAGGCCGGAGAAGAACGATATCGGGAAATATATAATGCCCCCAGCGACGCTATTTTTATACATGATGCCGACACAGGTAAAATTCTTGATGTCAATCAAGGGATGCTTGAAATGTATGGTTATAGCTATGAGGAAGCGCTCCTGATAGATGCTGGAAGTGTCAGTGCCGGAGCCCCCCCCTATACCACGGAAGAGGCCGTGAAAAAAGTCAAAAGCACCGTATTGCAAAACCACCAGACTTTTGACTGGCTGGCCAGAAAAAAAAACAATACTCTTTTTTGGGTGGAGGTGGCCCTGAGATACACCGAGTTCAGCGGCCAGCGTTATGTTATTGCAGTGGTCAGGGATATCAACGACCGCAGACAAGCGGAAAAGGCGCTGGCTGAAGAAAAAGAACAGTTGGCAGTCACCTTGCGAAGCATTGGCGACGGCGTAATCACCACTGATATCTCCGGGAATATTGTCCTGTTGAACAAGGTTGCCGAGAACCTTACCGGCTGGAGCAACAAAGAGGCTGCCGGGCGGCCTTTGGATGAGGTCTTTCACATTATAAATGAACATACCAGGAAGGTTTGTGAGAATCCAGTTACAAAAGTTATAAGCAGCGGTCAGGTAATCGGGCTTGCCAATCATACAATTATGATTGCAAGGGATGGTGAGGAGCGAAGCATTGCTGACAGCGGTGCGCCGATTCTTGACGCCAAAAGCAATACAATAGGAGTTGTTCTTGTTTTCAGAGATGTAACGGAAAAACAAAGGTTGGAGCAGGAAGCGCTTAAAGCCAGAAAACTGGAATCCCTTGGGGTTCTGGCCGGCGGTATTGCACACGATTTTAACAATATACTGTCCGCTATACTTGGCAATATTAATCTGGCCCTTAACTACACAGATCCCCATGAGTCGACCTACGCCCTGTTGTCTGAAGCGGGAAAAGCATCTCTGCGGGCCAAAGATCTTACCCAGCAACTGTTGACTTTTGCCAAAGGGGGTGAGCCGGTACTAAAAACTACTTCAATTGCCGAAATTATCACCGACTCTTCTTCATTTGTATTAAGGGGCAGTAATGTCCGATGTGATACCTGGTTTGCACCTGATCTCTTGCCCGTTGATATAGATCCCGGACAGATCAGCCAGGTGATTCAAAATATTATCATTAATGCCGCCCATGCGATGCCCCAGGGTGGTGTTATTGATATCCGATGCGAAAATGTACTTAATCACCATCAGAATTTCCCATTCCTACATGGAGACAGTTATATAGTAGTCACTATCAAAGACCACGGGGCAGGTATCCCCAACAAAATAATTGACAAAATTTTCGACCCCTATTTTTCAACCAAACAAACTGGAAACGGACTAGGGCTTGCAATCTGCCATTCAATTATCACGCAGCATGGAGGCTATATCACTGTCGAATCAAAGCCGGAGAAAGGGACTCTCTTTTCAATATATCTTTCTGCGTCCAAAAATCAAATCTCTGCTCCTCCTATAAAAAAAACCGGACATATAGCACAAAGGCAGGGAAAAATAATGATCATGGACGATGATGAGATGATACGGGAAATAGCAAAGGCCATGCTTACCAGATTAGGTTATGAAATTGAACTGGCAACCGATGGAGCAGAAGCCGTTGATATGTATCGAAAAGATCTGGACGCAGGGATACAGGCCGATCTTATTATTATGGATCTTACAGTTCCCGGTGGTATGGGAGGTGAGGAAGCTGTTAAAAAAATTCTATCCATTAATCCTGGGGCGAAAATCTTTGTTTCCAGCGGCTACTCTAATGATCCAATAATGGCAAATTATTCGGACTATGGCTTTTGCGGTGCGATTGTAAAACCGTACCAGATGCAGGAACTTAATAAAATTCTCCAGGAGGTTTTAGGGAACGGGGACGAAATAACTGACCTATCAGCTACAACGTCTGAATAG
- a CDS encoding IS4 family transposase, which translates to MDIFNIPKKNFNPQSHARFLKPLQKIFPDTPQLKSRGHRPLKMTFEDQLHALIFFHLQEHESARDLIQHLKEDDFAKECVAPDGGISRSSFSEIINSRGLEQLEYVFQALCSQAQNALPSNYSDLGELVSIDGSLIDAVLSMYWADYRKGAKKAKGHFGFDVNRKIPIKIHLTNGNGAERPFVRSILTKGQTGIMDRGYQSHKDFDLLQDEKKHFVCRIKAKTTRTIIKEQPVDPDSYIFYDAVVLLGTPGVNQTRKPVRLVGYKIAGVKYFVATDRYDLTAEQVATVYKLRWDIETFFKWWKKHLKVYHLIAHSRYGLMVQILAGLITYLLMAIYCHEQFNEPVSIKRIRQLRNTIQNELRTDEKNVWSNNLIIKEQMLYAKT; encoded by the coding sequence ATGGACATATTCAATATCCCAAAAAAGAATTTTAATCCCCAATCTCATGCTCGATTTCTCAAACCTTTGCAAAAGATTTTTCCTGACACGCCACAGCTTAAATCCCGAGGTCACAGGCCATTGAAAATGACTTTTGAAGATCAGCTTCACGCACTGATATTTTTCCATCTACAAGAACATGAATCAGCTCGTGATCTTATTCAACACCTTAAAGAAGACGATTTTGCCAAAGAATGTGTCGCTCCAGATGGAGGGATCAGTCGTAGCAGTTTTTCCGAAATTATCAATTCTCGAGGGCTTGAACAGCTTGAATATGTTTTTCAAGCTCTTTGCAGCCAGGCACAAAATGCTTTACCATCAAATTATTCAGATCTCGGTGAACTCGTTTCCATTGATGGATCTTTAATTGATGCAGTTCTGTCCATGTACTGGGCTGATTACAGAAAAGGCGCTAAAAAAGCAAAAGGCCATTTCGGCTTTGATGTCAATCGCAAGATTCCTATAAAAATTCATCTGACAAATGGAAATGGCGCTGAACGCCCCTTTGTCAGGTCTATCCTTACAAAAGGCCAAACAGGAATCATGGATCGGGGGTATCAATCACATAAGGATTTTGATCTTCTTCAGGATGAAAAAAAACATTTTGTTTGCCGCATCAAAGCGAAAACAACAAGAACTATTATCAAAGAGCAGCCTGTTGATCCCGACAGCTATATTTTTTATGATGCTGTGGTTCTTCTTGGCACTCCTGGGGTAAACCAGACCAGAAAGCCGGTTCGACTGGTTGGTTATAAAATTGCCGGTGTCAAATATTTTGTGGCAACTGATCGTTATGATCTTACAGCCGAGCAGGTTGCAACCGTTTATAAGCTTAGATGGGATATCGAAACTTTTTTCAAATGGTGGAAGAAACATTTAAAAGTGTACCACTTGATTGCTCACAGTAGATATGGCCTGATGGTTCAAATCCTTGCGGGGTTAATAACCTACCTGCTTATGGCCATATACTGCCATGAACAGTTTAATGAACCTGTATCAATAAAGAGGATTCGTCAGCTTAGAAATACCATCCAGAACGAATTACGTACTGACGAAAAAAACGTATGGTCTAATAATCTGATTATCAAAGAGCAAATGCTATATGCAAAAACTTAA
- a CDS encoding helix-turn-helix domain-containing protein — MQTHVKQINIAKAVNFIDTHCIMPLSLDEVARESGMSKFYFARTFKSVTGTTFKNYHNHKRIEKAKNMFLQQKISITDVCFSIRFNDVSYFNRVFKKIEGTSPSCFKKRLIMDSRLLSK, encoded by the coding sequence ATGCAAACACACGTTAAACAAATTAATATCGCAAAAGCCGTTAATTTTATCGATACTCATTGCATAATGCCATTATCACTTGACGAAGTTGCCAGAGAGAGCGGCATGAGTAAATTTTATTTTGCAAGAACCTTCAAGTCGGTTACCGGCACAACCTTCAAAAATTATCACAATCACAAAAGAATTGAAAAAGCAAAAAACATGTTCCTGCAACAAAAAATAAGCATAACAGATGTCTGTTTTTCCATCAGGTTTAACGATGTCTCATACTTCAACAGGGTTTTCAAAAAAATCGAGGGAACCAGCCCGTCTTGCTTTAAAAAAAGGCTCATCATGGATTCCAGGTTATTATCGAAATAA
- a CDS encoding PEP-CTERM sorting domain-containing protein, whose translation MGLSIVLVFFMMQVGPAFGDYSLTTIRDLDRFDKNRITFQWPTGLSSLKVWERLAEPGEVPLTTVPKLANKPHYAPIKDCATLTVNKKGNFFDSRVTTLFWPPADGTLTIDWTFKVKSKLDKDPGIVGYGFEFYDSDFNGIDENINITSAGSDVFPNWEFSDGLLDFYDPTFENYVDLNEWVTFDFTMEINGLEEDQWCKQFGVRQYDIVPVPGALWLLGSGLIGLIVLRRKI comes from the coding sequence GTGGGTCTCAGTATTGTTCTCGTTTTTTTTATGATGCAGGTAGGGCCGGCATTTGGAGATTACAGCTTAACCACAATAAGGGACCTTGATCGATTTGATAAAAATAGAATAACTTTTCAATGGCCTACAGGGCTATCTAGTTTAAAAGTATGGGAAAGACTGGCTGAACCAGGAGAGGTGCCTCTTACCACCGTGCCAAAACTGGCAAATAAACCCCATTATGCCCCTATAAAGGATTGTGCCACGCTTACAGTTAATAAAAAGGGTAATTTTTTTGATTCACGAGTCACAACTCTCTTTTGGCCGCCGGCTGACGGAACCCTTACCATAGATTGGACATTTAAAGTAAAAAGTAAGCTTGATAAAGATCCGGGAATTGTCGGATATGGATTCGAATTTTATGATTCCGACTTCAATGGGATTGATGAAAATATCAATATAACCTCCGCTGGGAGCGATGTTTTTCCTAATTGGGAATTCAGTGATGGTTTATTGGATTTTTATGATCCAACGTTTGAAAACTATGTCGATTTAAATGAATGGGTGACTTTTGACTTTACAATGGAGATAAACGGCCTGGAAGAGGATCAATGGTGCAAGCAGTTTGGTGTGCGTCAATATGACATAGTTCCTGTCCCGGGCGCGCTATGGCTTCTCGGCTCTGGTTTAATCGGTCTTATCGTACTGAGAAGAAAAATTTAG
- a CDS encoding DUF6883 domain-containing protein produces MTQKNYTSLLRQLEGGAMHAEVTFHSEDKFGKRYTADITVKGMEGRCAVVKTGWIVTSEIREAHLVTLYVRKKI; encoded by the coding sequence ATGACCCAAAAAAATTACACATCTCTGCTTCGTCAACTTGAAGGCGGAGCCATGCATGCCGAAGTCACTTTTCACAGCGAGGATAAATTCGGAAAACGTTATACGGCGGATATTACCGTCAAAGGAATGGAAGGTCGGTGCGCTGTCGTAAAAACAGGATGGATCGTAACTTCCGAAATCAGGGAAGCTCATCTCGTAACACTTTATGTAAGGAAAAAAATATGA
- a CDS encoding DUF4926 domain-containing protein gives MRPDIGDIVEIIIDIPEKNLRAGVRGAVVHCHGNDAYEIEFADDEGETLDFLAMHTKHFIVVWRAETRQWIPIAEQASVLVAGLPDDAAKEVLDFARFLFVRSCQSASYENIAT, from the coding sequence ATGAGACCGGATATAGGAGATATAGTCGAAATTATAATAGACATCCCTGAAAAAAACCTGCGTGCCGGAGTGCGGGGGGCGGTTGTTCATTGTCACGGCAATGATGCTTACGAAATCGAATTTGCCGATGATGAGGGAGAAACTCTTGATTTCTTAGCCATGCATACAAAACACTTTATCGTTGTATGGCGGGCGGAAACCCGGCAATGGATTCCAATTGCGGAACAAGCTTCGGTACTGGTTGCCGGTTTGCCCGATGATGCGGCAAAAGAAGTTCTGGATTTTGCACGTTTTCTGTTTGTACGGAGTTGTCAGTCCGCCAGTTATGAAAACATAGCTACATAG
- a CDS encoding DUF4465 domain-containing protein gives MQRQIIPKQSIRNSRSGTVDFFLADFRFADSADDYILDGWTWIDLTSLGDVIGLEFSLSSSDVGAYGMNMPAYFAMDNLNAVPVPAAIRLLGSAMLAIVGFKRKKF, from the coding sequence ATGCAAAGGCAAATTATACCGAAACAGTCGATCCGGAACAGTCGATCCGGAACAGTCGATTTTTTCCTGGCGGATTTCCGTTTTGCCGACAGTGCTGATGATTACATATTGGACGGCTGGACATGGATAGATCTGACCAGCCTTGGAGATGTTATCGGTCTTGAATTTTCCCTTTCATCATCCGATGTAGGCGCGTACGGCATGAACATGCCGGCTTATTTTGCCATGGACAATCTGAATGCCGTGCCGGTTCCGGCGGCAATCCGGCTGCTTGGTTCCGCCATGCTGGCCATTGTCGGCTTTAAGAGGAAAAAATTTTAA
- a CDS encoding VPLPA-CTERM sorting domain-containing protein → MKTVKIFSIFCLLMIGTAAHAATYDFNGTLVDVETWMGTGSNETILVVDWNRLDNGVDTVSESHAFGYRWDGAKYESEMLDDFHNAGILAVSTGYGGGFVMNIAYDDVDDNEVHMHIEEGSWNLASTSDSNARWGTWGDSEWDFNSGGTDVELLVDGQYEGINAIMYFGSLPDYADDQLDIPAVPVPAAVWLLGSGILGLVGIRRRSRI, encoded by the coding sequence ATGAAAACCGTAAAAATTTTTAGTATTTTTTGCCTGTTAATGATCGGTACGGCAGCACATGCGGCAACCTACGATTTCAATGGAACCCTGGTGGATGTTGAAACATGGATGGGTACTGGATCAAATGAAACGATCCTGGTTGTCGACTGGAACCGTTTGGACAATGGCGTGGACACCGTATCTGAGTCCCACGCATTCGGATACCGCTGGGATGGCGCCAAATACGAATCGGAGATGCTCGATGATTTTCACAATGCAGGCATCCTGGCCGTCTCCACCGGCTACGGCGGCGGCTTTGTAATGAATATCGCTTATGACGACGTCGACGACAACGAGGTTCATATGCACATTGAGGAAGGCAGTTGGAATCTTGCCAGTACAAGCGATTCCAATGCACGATGGGGTACCTGGGGAGACTCCGAGTGGGATTTTAATAGCGGTGGAACTGATGTAGAGCTTCTTGTTGACGGCCAATACGAAGGGATCAATGCCATCATGTATTTTGGTTCTTTGCCTGATTATGCTGATGACCAGTTGGATATTCCGGCTGTTCCGGTTCCCGCCGCGGTCTGGCTGCTTGGTTCGGGCATTCTCGGTCTGGTCGGAATCAGGCGACGGAGCAGGATTTAA